A segment of the Cyanobacteria bacterium FACHB-DQ100 genome:
GTTGCGCGAGTGCCATTGCAATCCAAGCCCGCTGCCGCTCTCCGCCTGAAAGGGTATCAACCGATCGATATGCGAGTGACTCTAATCCTGTGATTGTCAGTGCCCAGTCGATGGCGGTTTGATCCTGCGATGAAAGCGGTTTGAATAGTCCTTGATAGGGATAGCGTCCATAAGCAATCAATTCGCGAACTGTAATTCTGCTGGGCGCTTCCTGGGATTGTGGCAGAAAGGCTAATCGACGCGCCAAATCTTTTGTTTTGAGCTTAGCGACATCCCGCCCATCTAAACAAACAACGCCTTGAGTGGGAGAGAGCAAGCGGGAAATCGTTCGTAGAATCGTACTCTTTCCAGAGCCATTTGCCCCAATTAAGGCGGTCACGCCTCCCCGATGCAGTGCGATCGACAAATCAGGCACCACGATCGCATCCCCATAACTGATTTTGAGATGGTCAGTCTTGATCTCAGACAAAGCAGCTTCTCCAACCAACAGCGCTAGATAAAAACATTAGCTTAATGATAGGATTTTTCATTAATTCTACGACGTATTTTGCACCAGATTTTATGTCAAAGCCGATCGCTCAAACTGAATTTGACCAAATCTGGCAAGCAGCCTTGTCTCAAAATGAGATTTGGACGTGGCAAGGCAATCGAGGCTGGCGTAACCTTCCCTCTAAGTTAGGGCAAGGACAACGACAAATTACAACCCTGCGAGACGGGTTTCAGCTTTGGGTCGATGATGTAATTTACGATCGCCCAATTCATCTAGACTATTTGTACCAAATCCCCCAACTGACGCTGACCTTTTATCTGTCCGGCAATTTTCGCATCATCAATCCAGGATTACGACACGAAGAAGATCGTTCAGAAGTGTCTGGAGAAAGCTGCATTTGCTACCTACCAGAAATCCGCTCAATTGAATACTACGCTGAAAAACAATCCCTGCAACGAATGACACTTAGTATTGATGTAGAGTTCTTACGCACGTACTCAGGATGGCAACAGATTCCCGATCGAATTCGCCAGTTAATCGATGGGCGCTCGGTTGAACCGTTTCATCAAACTCTAGGTATCCAATCAGCGCAACATCAACCAATTCTGCAACAAATTTTGGCTTGTCCGTATCGAGGCGCGATGCGACAGCTTTATTTAGAAAGCAAATCTTTGGAACTGCTGACACTCCAGTTTTGGCGCTGGGCACAGGACGAACAGCCTCCAGCAAAATTACCGCAGTGGAAGCCGCAAGATCTAGAAAAGCTCTATCACGCTCAAGAAATTCTCAGACGCTCTCTTGATAGACCGCAAGTCGATCAACGTCCTCCCTCGCTGCTTGAACTTGCGCGTCAGGTTGGCCTGAATGACTGCAAACTCAAACAAGGATTTCGCCAGGTCTTCGGTACAACTGTATTTGGCTATCTACGAACTTATCAAATGAAACAGGCGCAGCGATTGTTAATCGAGACGGATACAAGCATTACAGAGATTGCTTATGCCGTTGGGTA
Coding sequences within it:
- a CDS encoding ABC transporter ATP-binding protein, giving the protein MSEIKTDHLKISYGDAIVVPDLSIALHRGGVTALIGANGSGKSTILRTISRLLSPTQGVVCLDGRDVAKLKTKDLARRLAFLPQSQEAPSRITVRELIAYGRYPYQGLFKPLSSQDQTAIDWALTITGLESLAYRSVDTLSGGERQRAWIAMALAQQTQVLLLDEPTTYLDIRHQQEILLLVRRLNREQGLTVGWVLHDLNQAAMFSDWLILLRQGQVYAQGRSEQVMKTEILRETFGTELVIVPHPQTGKPMCLHSVAEEF
- a CDS encoding helix-turn-helix transcriptional regulator — encoded protein: MSKPIAQTEFDQIWQAALSQNEIWTWQGNRGWRNLPSKLGQGQRQITTLRDGFQLWVDDVIYDRPIHLDYLYQIPQLTLTFYLSGNFRIINPGLRHEEDRSEVSGESCICYLPEIRSIEYYAEKQSLQRMTLSIDVEFLRTYSGWQQIPDRIRQLIDGRSVEPFHQTLGIQSAQHQPILQQILACPYRGAMRQLYLESKSLELLTLQFWRWAQDEQPPAKLPQWKPQDLEKLYHAQEILRRSLDRPQVDQRPPSLLELARQVGLNDCKLKQGFRQVFGTTVFGYLRTYQMKQAQRLLIETDTSITEIAYAVGYGSLPAFSNAFYRQFGVSPRAYRQQ